One stretch of Microvirga lotononidis DNA includes these proteins:
- a CDS encoding extracellular catalytic domain type 1 short-chain-length polyhydroxyalkanoate depolymerase encodes MQRLGQMIRQLAQYRRQWETVMNASNAASPIMGSPSVPTRLNEVTEFGSNPGNLRMLAYVPESLPPSPALVVVLHGCTQTAAGYDHGSGWSALADRYGFVLLYPEQQESNNPKRCFNWFQLGDIERDRGEAHSIRQMVEHAVEQYAVDRSRIFVTGLSAGGAMTSTMLAAYPEVFAGGAIIAGLPYRSATSIPEAFECMFQGQTRSAEEWGALVRTASPHTGPWPKISVWHGSADATVKPMNAGEIIKQWTNVHGLRTEANRSDVVDGYPRRAWTNDAGEEIIEEYVITGMAHGTPLAVGNDEHNYGTAGPFLLDVGISSSYRIVKFWGLTESLEETASRRVSNDAVARDTAATVHALPSVTEVPDMADAARDAPWRERPAPSPLDIGSVITKALRSAGLMK; translated from the coding sequence ATGCAACGCTTAGGGCAAATGATTCGCCAATTGGCACAATACCGCCGTCAGTGGGAAACCGTGATGAATGCGTCGAACGCGGCATCCCCTATCATGGGAAGCCCGTCGGTGCCGACACGGCTGAATGAAGTCACGGAATTCGGCTCCAATCCGGGCAATCTGAGAATGTTGGCTTACGTTCCGGAAAGTCTGCCGCCTTCTCCCGCACTCGTTGTTGTCCTGCATGGTTGCACGCAGACGGCGGCAGGCTACGATCATGGCTCGGGCTGGTCGGCGCTTGCGGATCGCTACGGATTCGTTCTGCTCTACCCCGAGCAGCAGGAGAGCAACAATCCGAAGCGCTGCTTCAACTGGTTTCAGCTCGGCGACATCGAACGGGATCGTGGCGAGGCTCATTCGATCCGGCAAATGGTCGAGCATGCGGTCGAGCAATACGCCGTCGATCGCAGCCGGATCTTCGTGACCGGGCTCTCAGCCGGCGGCGCGATGACCTCGACGATGCTTGCGGCCTATCCGGAGGTCTTCGCCGGCGGCGCCATCATCGCGGGCCTGCCCTATCGCTCCGCCACCAGCATTCCGGAAGCCTTCGAGTGCATGTTCCAGGGCCAGACGCGATCGGCCGAGGAATGGGGCGCCCTCGTGCGCACGGCGTCACCCCACACGGGGCCATGGCCGAAGATCTCCGTATGGCACGGCAGCGCCGATGCGACGGTCAAGCCGATGAATGCGGGCGAAATCATCAAGCAATGGACGAACGTCCATGGCCTGCGCACCGAAGCGAACCGCAGCGACGTCGTCGACGGCTATCCGAGACGCGCCTGGACCAATGACGCAGGCGAAGAGATCATCGAGGAATATGTCATTACCGGAATGGCGCACGGCACGCCCCTCGCTGTCGGCAATGACGAGCACAATTATGGCACGGCGGGCCCCTTCCTGCTCGATGTCGGCATTTCGTCGAGCTACCGGATCGTGAAGTTTTGGGGATTGACGGAGTCTTTGGAAGAGACAGCATCACGTCGGGTTTCGAATGACGCTGTCGCCCGCGATACGGCAGCGACCGTTCATGCGCTCCCCTCCGTGACGGAAGTACCGGATATGGCGGATGCAGCACGCGACGCACCATGGCGTGAGCGGCCGGCGCCGTCTCCTTTGGATATCGGTTCCGTGATCACGAAGGCTCTCAGGTCTGCCGGCCTTATGAAGTAA
- a CDS encoding DUF1194 domain-containing protein yields the protein MANRLLSTLAFFLLAGDVLAASPAAPGTQLDVALVIAVDVSSSMENDEQTLQREGFIDAFRSSLVHEAIGSGLNGRIAVTYVEWSGVKDQRVIVPWMIIDSPEKAMSFSNQLAYQPIRQAGMTSISGVIDQGGKLFEQLGGAPLRRVIDISGDGPNNDGRHVTYARDEAIANGIIINGLPIMFRRGTGSADQEDLDLYYRECVIGGAGSFVIPLHDPEQFAMIVRTKIMREVAGIVDPRPLIVPAQSGSMNCITGERRKQEDLLSQEKKP from the coding sequence ATGGCGAATAGGCTTTTGAGTACTCTCGCGTTCTTTCTATTGGCCGGCGATGTTCTTGCCGCCAGTCCAGCCGCTCCGGGAACCCAGCTCGATGTCGCCCTTGTGATCGCGGTCGATGTATCGTCCTCCATGGAAAACGACGAGCAGACCCTTCAGCGGGAAGGCTTCATCGACGCCTTCCGGTCCTCTCTCGTTCATGAGGCGATCGGGAGCGGCCTGAATGGCCGCATCGCGGTGACTTATGTCGAGTGGTCGGGTGTCAAGGATCAGCGGGTCATCGTGCCGTGGATGATCATCGACAGCCCTGAAAAGGCGATGTCGTTCTCGAACCAACTCGCCTACCAGCCCATTCGGCAAGCGGGGATGACCTCCATATCGGGCGTGATCGATCAAGGCGGCAAGCTCTTCGAGCAACTGGGAGGAGCGCCGCTCCGCCGCGTCATCGACATCTCCGGCGATGGGCCCAACAACGACGGCCGTCACGTCACCTATGCGCGCGATGAAGCGATTGCGAATGGGATCATCATCAATGGCCTGCCCATCATGTTCAGACGCGGTACCGGCAGTGCGGACCAGGAGGATCTGGATCTCTACTACAGGGAATGTGTGATCGGGGGCGCAGGATCCTTCGTGATTCCCCTGCATGATCCCGAGCAGTTCGCCATGATCGTCCGCACGAAAATCATGCGTGAGGTTGCGGGAATTGTTGACCCGCGGCCCTTGATCGTCCCGGCTCAATCAGGAAGCATGAATTGCATCACGGGCGAAAGACGCAAGCAGGAGGATCTGTTGAGCCAGGAGAAGAAGCCCTGA